One window of the Rhodococcus sovatensis genome contains the following:
- a CDS encoding MCE family protein, giving the protein MIHSPSAVKRRLLGLMLFAMIIVFVGWSVTSYMKTFDEVVGVDLVTDSVGNALPSNADVKVRGLIVGEVRSASSVDGVVTAKLAIDPDKAELIPSNATARLLPKTLFGERYVALMIPENDTASPITNGTVLRQDTSGSAIEVGQLLDNLLPLLEAIPPQDLASTLGALAQGLSGRGQELGLTIDRLENIFRGLNTELPNIQADLRGLADFSQTYADAGPQLIDALDNLTVTGNTLVEQRPAVDTLISSLTATGASTADFLEVNANNLIRISADSREALELLAQYSPSFGCTFSQFVPIVERAQDVIGVGDEYQGINVHMPVVNPRGRYLPNQDEPRLFDDRGPRCYTPADTAAGEFFPQYPGGSANDGSYQVPSRNPGPQNVPELPAPQYSILPGADISAGRAAPASYEGSDFERDTLAVIYGQATGISPGDVPSWVTSAGAPALRGAEVSFTEAADR; this is encoded by the coding sequence GTGATCCACTCACCGTCCGCGGTGAAGCGAAGGTTGCTCGGCTTGATGCTGTTCGCGATGATCATCGTGTTCGTGGGATGGTCTGTCACCTCGTACATGAAGACTTTCGACGAGGTCGTCGGTGTCGATCTGGTGACCGATTCCGTCGGCAATGCGTTGCCGTCGAACGCCGATGTGAAGGTTCGTGGTCTGATCGTGGGCGAGGTCAGGTCGGCATCCTCGGTCGATGGTGTCGTCACCGCGAAGCTGGCCATCGATCCGGACAAGGCGGAGCTGATTCCGTCGAACGCCACCGCTCGGTTGTTGCCGAAGACTCTGTTCGGTGAACGCTATGTGGCACTGATGATTCCCGAGAACGACACTGCGTCGCCGATCACGAACGGCACCGTGCTTCGGCAGGACACCAGCGGCAGCGCGATCGAGGTCGGTCAGCTGCTGGACAACCTGCTGCCGTTGCTCGAGGCGATCCCGCCGCAGGATTTGGCGAGCACGCTCGGCGCGTTGGCGCAGGGCCTGTCCGGTCGTGGACAGGAACTCGGGCTGACGATCGATCGGCTGGAGAACATCTTCAGAGGTCTGAACACTGAGTTGCCGAACATTCAGGCAGACCTGCGCGGTCTTGCCGACTTCTCGCAGACGTACGCCGATGCCGGTCCGCAGCTGATCGACGCGTTGGACAATCTGACGGTCACGGGCAACACGTTGGTCGAGCAGCGTCCTGCGGTCGATACGTTGATCTCCTCGCTGACTGCGACGGGTGCGTCGACGGCGGACTTCCTGGAAGTCAACGCGAACAACCTGATTCGGATCTCTGCCGATTCACGAGAGGCATTGGAACTGCTGGCTCAGTACTCGCCGTCATTCGGTTGTACGTTCAGCCAGTTCGTTCCCATCGTCGAGCGTGCGCAGGACGTCATCGGCGTCGGAGACGAATACCAAGGAATCAACGTGCACATGCCCGTCGTCAATCCGAGGGGACGATACCTGCCCAATCAGGACGAGCCGCGGTTGTTCGACGATCGTGGTCCTCGCTGCTACACGCCGGCCGATACCGCGGCAGGGGAGTTCTTCCCGCAGTACCCGGGTGGTTCCGCCAACGATGGGTCCTACCAGGTACCGTCGAGAAACCCGGGGCCGCAGAATGTTCCGGAGCTTCCGGCGCCGCAGTACTCGATTCTTCCCGGCGCCGACATCAGTGCCGGTCGGGCCGCTCCGGCGAGCTACGAGGGTTCGGATTTCGAGCGTGACACGTTGGCCGTGATTTACGGCCAGGCGACAGGAATATCACCGGGGGACGTTCCCTCATGGGTGACATCGGCGGGGGCGCCGGCACTGAGGGGTGCGGAGGTGTCGTTCACCGAGGCGGCCGATCGGTGA
- a CDS encoding PucR family transcriptional regulator, whose product MTVQISWLLSQKQLSLSRRGVRTAHPAPITFVHATELTDPSPWLSGGELVLTTGLGLSDDADELRSYIDRLHGVGVSCLGFGIGLSHSVVPDALVQRANAVGLEVLEVPFEIPFAAIVRTVMNKIAEQEYEEVLQAAKVQNRITRAALHGGVDAIVKELATATATTITYVGRRTHALHPRSEQAFLDEVRQLVVARGGSGTAASISVSEPGRSVTVQSVGLSAASSGHVAMMSTGPISSVNRILLGHAVSLVTLELEQPARLRVERSTLHALALASMFDSRFDQLPAPTVLNDAAGADGLVRALVLRSAAIQDTIRHLDGLLFRAGRGLYAHVDGDEATILLRGDDDASWVDAQLPDEPTLRAGLSTPHSLLDIRKAATQARMAFGMAGSQRTDRLVEFGNARASVVLQSAPAREAFLTLASSTIDVLADHDREHGVELLASLRSYLVAHGHWEGAAAQLGVHRHTLRGRIARVQDILDVDLTDARVRAELLLAILVSDGRCP is encoded by the coding sequence GTGACCGTTCAGATCTCGTGGTTGTTGAGTCAGAAGCAACTGTCCCTGTCGAGACGAGGCGTTCGGACCGCACACCCTGCGCCCATCACTTTTGTCCACGCAACCGAGCTCACCGACCCGAGCCCATGGTTGTCCGGTGGCGAGCTCGTCCTTACCACCGGCCTCGGCTTGTCCGACGATGCCGACGAACTTCGTTCGTACATCGACCGCCTTCATGGCGTGGGCGTCTCGTGCCTCGGTTTCGGAATCGGCCTGTCGCACAGCGTCGTTCCTGATGCTCTTGTACAGCGTGCCAACGCGGTGGGCCTCGAAGTTCTGGAGGTCCCCTTCGAGATCCCGTTCGCTGCGATCGTCCGCACGGTCATGAACAAGATCGCCGAGCAGGAATACGAAGAGGTTCTGCAGGCCGCGAAGGTACAGAACCGAATCACGCGGGCGGCGTTGCACGGCGGCGTGGACGCCATCGTCAAAGAACTTGCGACCGCGACAGCAACCACGATCACGTATGTCGGTCGCCGTACACACGCTCTGCATCCGCGCTCCGAACAGGCGTTTCTCGACGAGGTCAGGCAACTGGTAGTCGCGCGCGGAGGCTCCGGAACCGCCGCGTCCATCTCGGTCAGCGAACCTGGACGAAGTGTGACCGTGCAATCGGTCGGGCTGTCCGCTGCATCGTCCGGGCATGTCGCAATGATGTCGACCGGCCCGATCAGCAGTGTGAACCGAATACTCCTCGGACACGCGGTATCACTCGTCACATTGGAATTGGAACAGCCGGCACGCTTGAGAGTCGAGCGGTCGACGCTACACGCACTAGCGCTCGCCTCGATGTTCGACAGCCGATTCGATCAGCTGCCCGCTCCGACCGTGTTGAACGATGCAGCAGGAGCAGACGGCCTCGTCCGAGCACTGGTACTTCGCTCCGCCGCGATACAAGACACGATTCGCCATCTCGACGGGTTACTCTTCCGAGCCGGACGCGGCCTGTATGCACATGTCGACGGAGATGAGGCGACCATCCTATTGCGCGGGGACGACGACGCGTCCTGGGTCGATGCGCAGCTGCCCGACGAACCGACCCTCCGAGCCGGATTGAGCACGCCACACTCACTTCTCGATATTCGGAAAGCGGCAACGCAGGCACGGATGGCTTTCGGGATGGCGGGCTCGCAGCGGACCGATCGGCTCGTCGAATTCGGGAATGCACGCGCATCGGTGGTACTGCAGTCCGCACCCGCCAGGGAGGCATTCCTCACCCTTGCATCCTCGACGATAGACGTGCTCGCTGACCACGACCGAGAACACGGCGTCGAACTGTTGGCTTCGTTGCGCAGCTACCTTGTAGCACACGGACATTGGGAAGGTGCCGCCGCACAGCTCGGCGTCCACCGACACACGTTGCGGGGACGAATCGCTCGTGTGCAAGACATACTCGATGTGGATCTGACAGACGCCCGTGTACGAGCCGAGCTACTGCTCGCCATTCTCGTGTCCGACGGACGTTGCCCCTGA
- the gabT gene encoding 4-aminobutyrate--2-oxoglutarate transaminase: protein MTTFEYRLPQERRVVTDFPGPRSTALAERRTAVVGAGVASTLPVYVADADGGVVVDVDGNSLIDLGAGIAVTTVGASNPAVVAAVQDQVAHFTHTCFMIAPYEGYIEVAEKLAELTPGDHAKRSVLFNSGAEAVENAVKIARHATGRDAVVVFDHAYHGRTNLTMALTAKSMPYKHGFGPFAPEVYRAPMSYPFREGLNADGSPITGEQAAARAISIIEKQVGASNVAAILIEPIQGEGGFIVPAEGFLPALAEWSTANGVVFIADEVQSGFTRTGDWFASEHEGVVPDLITMAKGIAGGMPLAAVTGRADLIDAVHPGGLGGTYGGNPVACAAALASIDQMKTLDLNARAREIERTVTSRLNALAGEVDIIGEIRGRGAMLAIEMVKGDGREPNPDATKAVAALALAAGVIVLTCGTYGNVIRLLPPLVISDELLDEALDILQESIRTVAMEN, encoded by the coding sequence ATGACGACATTCGAGTATCGGCTTCCTCAGGAGCGACGAGTCGTGACCGACTTCCCTGGACCACGTTCCACCGCTCTTGCGGAGCGGCGGACGGCAGTTGTCGGCGCTGGTGTTGCTTCGACATTGCCGGTGTACGTAGCCGATGCGGACGGAGGTGTAGTCGTCGACGTCGACGGAAATTCACTGATCGACCTCGGTGCCGGTATCGCGGTGACCACGGTGGGAGCGTCGAACCCCGCAGTTGTGGCAGCAGTGCAGGATCAGGTCGCGCACTTCACTCACACATGCTTCATGATTGCGCCCTACGAGGGCTACATCGAGGTAGCCGAAAAGCTGGCCGAATTGACGCCTGGAGACCACGCCAAGCGGAGCGTTCTGTTCAACAGTGGTGCCGAAGCAGTCGAGAACGCTGTGAAGATCGCTCGTCACGCCACCGGTAGAGATGCCGTCGTCGTGTTCGATCATGCCTACCACGGTCGGACGAACCTGACCATGGCGCTCACCGCAAAGTCGATGCCATACAAGCACGGTTTCGGGCCGTTCGCCCCGGAGGTATACCGAGCGCCGATGTCCTATCCCTTCCGCGAGGGCTTGAACGCGGACGGATCTCCGATCACCGGCGAACAGGCGGCAGCTCGTGCGATCTCGATCATCGAGAAGCAGGTCGGCGCCTCCAACGTAGCGGCGATCTTGATCGAACCGATCCAGGGAGAAGGCGGCTTCATCGTTCCCGCCGAGGGTTTTCTGCCTGCACTTGCAGAGTGGTCCACGGCGAACGGCGTCGTGTTCATCGCCGACGAAGTCCAGTCCGGCTTCACCCGCACCGGCGATTGGTTCGCCAGCGAGCACGAAGGCGTCGTCCCCGACCTCATCACGATGGCCAAGGGCATCGCGGGAGGCATGCCGTTGGCAGCAGTGACAGGTCGCGCAGATCTCATCGACGCAGTCCACCCTGGCGGCCTCGGCGGTACCTACGGTGGCAACCCCGTGGCCTGTGCAGCGGCGTTGGCGTCGATCGATCAAATGAAGACACTCGACCTGAACGCGCGAGCTCGTGAGATCGAACGGACCGTCACGTCGCGGTTGAACGCACTCGCCGGCGAGGTCGACATCATCGGCGAGATCCGCGGACGGGGGGCAATGCTTGCAATCGAAATGGTGAAGGGTGATGGGCGTGAACCGAACCCCGACGCCACCAAGGCCGTAGCGGCACTCGCACTCGCGGCAGGGGTCATCGTTCTGACATGTGGGACGTACGGGAACGTGATCCGGCTGCTCCCGCCGCTGGTGATCTCCGACGAGCTTCTGGACGAGGCCCTCGACATCCTGCAAGAGTCCATCCGAACCGTCGCCATGGAGAACTGA
- a CDS encoding NAD-dependent succinate-semialdehyde dehydrogenase, with product MSHAEQLLNSIPTDIWIGGKQTAASTGERFAVLNPASGEQLATVADATSSDALAALDAASAVQASWAATPARERGEILRRAFELLSARSEEFALLMTLEMGKSIRESRGEVVYGAEFLRWFSEEAVRIGGRFTAAPAGNGRILVTKVPVGPVLAVTPWNFPLAMGTRKIGPALAAGCTVLVKPAEDTPLTMLLLGQVFIDAGLPSGVLSILPTSDAAQVSGPLMQDDRLRKITFTGSTRVGKMLVRSAADRLLRTSMELGGNAPFIVFDDADVDAAVDGAMLAKMRNGGEACTAANRLYVHNRVREEFTSKLTSRIEALSVGPGDTDGTDIGPLINAKQLATVSALVDDAVSKGARVRTGGHSLEGKGFFYTPTVLDEVPQNADLVRDEIFGPVAAIIGFDTEDEAISAANDTVYGLVSYFYTRDLDRAMRVSAALDSGMVGVNRGAISDAAAPFGGVKESGFGREGGSEGIDEYLETKYVALQ from the coding sequence ATGTCACATGCCGAGCAGTTGCTCAACTCCATTCCCACCGACATCTGGATCGGCGGAAAGCAGACGGCTGCATCCACGGGCGAGCGTTTCGCTGTGCTGAATCCGGCAAGCGGTGAGCAGCTCGCAACCGTCGCCGACGCGACGAGTTCCGACGCGCTCGCGGCGCTGGATGCAGCATCCGCAGTCCAGGCGTCATGGGCTGCTACCCCCGCGCGCGAGCGAGGCGAGATCCTGCGACGGGCTTTCGAGCTGCTATCTGCACGTTCCGAGGAATTCGCCTTGTTGATGACGCTGGAGATGGGTAAATCGATCCGGGAAAGTCGTGGTGAAGTGGTCTACGGCGCCGAATTTCTGCGCTGGTTCAGTGAAGAAGCTGTCCGAATCGGCGGCCGATTCACTGCGGCGCCCGCAGGCAATGGACGGATTCTGGTGACGAAAGTGCCTGTCGGGCCGGTTCTGGCGGTAACTCCGTGGAACTTCCCACTGGCAATGGGCACTCGGAAAATCGGACCGGCTCTTGCTGCCGGGTGCACCGTTCTCGTCAAGCCGGCGGAAGACACACCGTTGACGATGCTGCTTCTGGGCCAGGTCTTCATCGATGCAGGACTGCCTTCCGGCGTGTTGTCGATACTTCCGACGTCCGACGCGGCACAGGTGAGCGGCCCACTCATGCAGGACGATCGGCTGCGGAAGATCACCTTCACCGGTTCCACCCGAGTCGGCAAGATGTTGGTTCGCAGTGCCGCAGACCGGCTCCTTCGTACGTCGATGGAGCTCGGCGGGAACGCTCCGTTCATCGTGTTCGACGACGCCGACGTCGATGCGGCCGTCGACGGAGCAATGCTCGCCAAGATGCGGAACGGTGGGGAAGCATGTACGGCGGCAAACAGGTTGTACGTGCACAATCGCGTGCGTGAAGAGTTCACCAGCAAGTTGACGTCCCGAATCGAGGCCCTGTCAGTAGGACCTGGTGACACGGATGGCACCGACATCGGACCGCTGATCAACGCGAAGCAGTTGGCCACGGTCAGCGCCCTCGTCGACGACGCCGTGTCCAAGGGTGCACGTGTACGAACCGGGGGACACTCTCTGGAGGGGAAGGGGTTCTTCTACACCCCGACCGTGCTGGACGAGGTTCCGCAGAACGCAGATCTCGTCCGCGACGAGATCTTCGGACCAGTGGCAGCGATCATCGGCTTCGACACGGAAGACGAGGCAATCTCGGCTGCGAACGACACGGTGTACGGGTTGGTCAGCTACTTCTACACCCGTGATCTGGACCGTGCAATGAGGGTGTCCGCCGCACTCGATTCGGGCATGGTGGGAGTCAACAGGGGAGCCATTTCCGACGCTGCGGCCCCCTTCGGTGGAGTCAAGGAATCCGGCTTCGGGCGCGAGGGTGGATCAGAAGGAATCGATGAGTATCTCGAAACCAAATATGTAGCTCTACAGTGA
- a CDS encoding PIG-L family deacetylase: protein MTAIPSVMCVHAHPDDEALFTGGILARTAEAGGRTSVVTCTWREGEVRVEELRRSLSVLGAGEPRLLGYTDNAFDGGVLFGTSPFDEAVGKVVAHIREFRPDVVVTYDAFGTYGHPDHIHAHRVTLAAFEASPFAQLFPEAGDPWQPSHLCQATIPRSAIEATWDILFGNSAPPPGPGIPGIPDEEVDLAIDVGQWYDKKWSAFAQHESEIARGGGATRIAKMSEEDRRDTLRTEWFLHRAHRGSRRLGEDPFLPR from the coding sequence ATGACGGCAATCCCCAGTGTCATGTGTGTCCATGCACACCCGGACGACGAGGCGCTGTTCACAGGCGGGATTCTCGCGCGCACCGCCGAGGCGGGCGGGCGAACGTCTGTGGTCACCTGCACGTGGCGCGAGGGCGAAGTCCGCGTCGAGGAACTCCGGCGGTCCCTGTCTGTGCTGGGCGCAGGAGAGCCCCGACTGCTGGGGTACACCGACAACGCTTTCGACGGCGGAGTTCTGTTCGGCACGTCCCCATTCGACGAAGCAGTCGGCAAAGTGGTCGCACACATTCGTGAATTTCGACCCGACGTCGTCGTCACCTACGACGCGTTCGGGACCTACGGTCACCCCGACCACATCCACGCACATCGAGTCACCCTCGCCGCCTTCGAAGCATCGCCGTTCGCGCAGCTCTTTCCCGAGGCCGGAGATCCGTGGCAGCCGAGCCATCTGTGCCAAGCGACTATTCCCCGCAGCGCGATCGAGGCCACCTGGGACATTCTGTTCGGCAATTCGGCGCCCCCGCCCGGTCCCGGAATCCCCGGGATCCCGGACGAGGAAGTGGATCTCGCGATCGATGTCGGACAGTGGTACGACAAGAAGTGGTCGGCGTTCGCCCAGCACGAGTCGGAGATCGCGCGGGGTGGCGGAGCAACTCGAATCGCGAAGATGTCCGAGGAGGACCGTCGGGACACCCTAAGAACCGAGTGGTTCCTGCACCGTGCCCATCGTGGATCCAGACGACTCGGCGAAGATCCGTTCCTACCTCGCTGA
- a CDS encoding protealysin inhibitor emfourin, producing the protein MDTKDAVMFIEVIRVGGVAGLTKRAQIDTDAIADEASVREWRQLVEQARPLLVSQPNVQSSSTRERDTFVWTVSVDDTTCQLGDSSITGPLRDLAQRTLREGRRP; encoded by the coding sequence ATGGACACTAAGGATGCGGTGATGTTCATCGAGGTGATTCGAGTGGGCGGTGTTGCGGGACTGACCAAGAGGGCGCAGATCGACACCGATGCGATTGCCGACGAGGCGTCGGTCCGTGAGTGGCGTCAGCTCGTCGAGCAGGCCCGGCCTCTCTTGGTGTCGCAGCCGAATGTGCAGTCGTCTTCGACGCGTGAACGCGATACATTCGTGTGGACTGTATCGGTCGACGACACGACGTGTCAGCTCGGCGATTCCTCGATCACGGGCCCACTCCGCGACCTTGCGCAGCGCACGCTTCGGGAAGGTCGGCGACCATGA
- a CDS encoding M4 family metallopeptidase, protein MPSRSSSPTEFSQFVSRAVVPPFLLERIAQHGSPSSGQGVAVDHASSSAARTLAIDRELVRGRIDAPRPTASAGRAATSGPRRSIHDAENDRVLPGRLIRAEGQPSSGDVSVDEAYEGLGTTFEFFRDVYGRNSLDDGGLPLDATVHYDRDYDNAFWDGERMVFGDGDGEVFGRFTASLSVIAHELAHGFTQYASGLEYSGQSGALNESLSDVFGVLVEQFALGQNADDASWLVGQGLFLPAVEGRALRSMIAPGTAYDDDVLGRDPQPADMDGYVETRSDNGGVHINSGIPNRAFASAAIELGGHAWDRAGQVWFDVATDSSLSPTIDFDGFAAATVAAAAARFGIESDVRRAVSFGWSTVGVAVDDQEPTDSTSRRV, encoded by the coding sequence ATGCCCAGTCGTTCAAGCTCGCCAACAGAGTTCAGCCAGTTCGTCTCTCGTGCGGTAGTGCCCCCGTTCCTGCTCGAACGCATCGCCCAGCACGGGTCGCCGAGTTCTGGGCAGGGCGTCGCCGTCGACCACGCGTCGTCGAGTGCTGCGCGGACGCTCGCCATCGACCGTGAACTCGTCCGCGGCCGCATCGACGCACCCAGGCCGACCGCAAGTGCAGGCCGGGCGGCAACCAGCGGACCGCGGCGCTCGATCCACGATGCCGAGAACGATCGAGTGCTGCCGGGGCGATTGATCCGTGCCGAGGGACAGCCCTCTTCGGGAGACGTCTCGGTCGACGAGGCATACGAGGGACTCGGAACTACCTTCGAATTCTTCCGTGACGTGTACGGGCGCAACAGCCTCGACGACGGAGGCCTGCCGCTCGACGCGACCGTGCACTACGACCGCGACTACGACAATGCGTTCTGGGACGGCGAACGCATGGTGTTCGGCGACGGAGACGGAGAGGTGTTCGGACGTTTCACCGCTTCCCTCAGCGTCATCGCTCACGAGTTGGCGCACGGATTCACCCAATACGCGTCCGGGCTCGAATACTCAGGACAGTCGGGGGCACTCAACGAATCGTTGTCCGACGTATTCGGGGTTCTCGTCGAACAATTCGCGCTCGGGCAGAACGCCGATGACGCATCCTGGCTGGTCGGCCAAGGCCTGTTCCTTCCAGCGGTCGAGGGCCGAGCACTACGGTCGATGATCGCACCAGGAACCGCGTACGACGACGACGTGCTGGGCCGGGACCCGCAACCAGCCGACATGGACGGATACGTCGAAACCAGGTCCGACAACGGCGGAGTGCACATCAATTCCGGTATCCCCAACCGCGCGTTCGCGTCCGCGGCGATCGAACTCGGTGGACATGCCTGGGACAGAGCCGGACAGGTGTGGTTCGACGTGGCGACCGATTCTTCACTCTCACCGACGATAGATTTCGACGGTTTTGCGGCAGCGACCGTGGCGGCGGCAGCGGCCCGCTTCGGCATCGAGTCCGACGTTCGGCGCGCGGTATCTTTCGGCTGGTCTACGGTGGGTGTGGCAGTAGACGACCAGGAGCCGACGGACTCGACTTCTCGGCGAGTATGA
- a CDS encoding nitroreductase family deazaflavin-dependent oxidoreductase: MPDFNEQVIAEFRAHHGKVGGPFEGAPLLLLHTTGAKSGVRRTSPLMYLPDDDRYVIFASKAGADTNPAWYHNLKADPRATIEVGDDTIDVVAEEVTGDARDVLYAKQADLYSGFADYEKKTTRVIPVVVLSAAS; the protein is encoded by the coding sequence ATGCCAGATTTCAACGAGCAGGTGATCGCTGAGTTTCGGGCACATCACGGGAAGGTCGGTGGACCTTTCGAGGGAGCTCCGTTGCTGTTGTTGCACACCACCGGAGCCAAGTCCGGTGTGCGGCGGACCAGTCCGTTGATGTACCTCCCTGACGACGATCGCTACGTCATTTTCGCCTCCAAGGCGGGGGCGGACACGAACCCGGCGTGGTACCACAATCTCAAGGCTGATCCGCGCGCCACCATCGAAGTCGGCGACGACACCATCGACGTCGTCGCAGAGGAGGTCACGGGCGATGCCCGAGACGTGCTCTATGCGAAACAGGCGGATTTGTACTCCGGATTCGCGGATTACGAGAAGAAGACGACCAGGGTCATTCCGGTAGTCGTACTGTCCGCCGCATCGTAG
- a CDS encoding CoA pyrophosphatase — protein sequence MTDDRDSRLERAAISAAFTDFVPRRDELGDTRAAAVAVAIGGSEYARRMLLTKRLPRMRAHPGQFALPGGRVDPGETIEHACLCELDEELGLVASESDILGRLDDYRTRSGYTITPFIVWIGDTLDTMVPNAGEVDVVYEVDVTELDVDARFVSIAQSDRPVVQWPFRDSLVHAPTGAIVHQFREVVLHRRHTRVADFEQPVFAWR from the coding sequence ATGACCGATGATCGGGACAGCCGCCTCGAACGGGCCGCGATCAGTGCAGCCTTCACCGACTTCGTCCCGCGCCGCGACGAGCTCGGGGACACTCGCGCTGCCGCGGTGGCAGTGGCGATCGGCGGCTCGGAGTACGCCCGCAGAATGCTGCTCACGAAGCGCCTGCCTCGCATGCGTGCACACCCGGGTCAGTTTGCCCTTCCGGGCGGCCGTGTCGATCCGGGAGAGACCATCGAACACGCCTGTCTGTGCGAGCTCGACGAAGAACTCGGTCTCGTCGCATCGGAGTCGGACATTCTCGGACGACTCGACGACTACCGGACTCGATCCGGCTACACGATCACTCCGTTCATCGTGTGGATAGGAGACACCCTGGACACGATGGTGCCGAATGCTGGCGAGGTAGACGTCGTGTACGAGGTCGACGTCACCGAGCTCGACGTCGACGCGAGGTTCGTCTCGATCGCACAGTCGGACCGGCCTGTCGTGCAATGGCCCTTCCGTGATTCTCTCGTCCATGCTCCGACGGGCGCGATCGTGCACCAGTTCCGTGAAGTCGTTCTGCATCGGCGCCACACACGTGTGGCAGACTTCGAACAGCCGGTGTTCGCATGGAGATGA
- a CDS encoding CDP-alcohol phosphatidyltransferase family protein, whose product MSSSAADDRALSDRVLTIPNVLSAVRLLLIPLFLYLLLGPRADGLALAVLLASGATDWLDGKLARVLDQSSRLGAVLDPLVDRLSVVSTLAAFVIRGIIPWWVALILVGRDLVLAATMLIYRRRGLPPPQVIYLGKAATFVIMVALPVLLASTGESAVADVFSPIGYALLVWGTVLYVWTGILYSYKALLVARRVPPRQTEASRDG is encoded by the coding sequence GTGAGCTCATCCGCCGCCGACGACCGCGCCCTCAGCGACCGGGTACTCACCATCCCCAACGTGCTCAGTGCCGTTCGACTGCTCCTGATCCCACTGTTTCTCTATCTGCTTCTCGGTCCTCGAGCCGATGGACTCGCACTGGCGGTGCTTCTGGCGAGCGGAGCGACCGATTGGCTCGACGGAAAGCTCGCCCGCGTTCTCGACCAGTCGTCTCGACTCGGCGCCGTGCTCGATCCGTTGGTGGACCGGTTGTCGGTTGTGTCCACACTGGCAGCGTTCGTGATCAGGGGGATCATTCCCTGGTGGGTGGCACTCATTCTCGTCGGTCGTGACCTTGTGCTGGCTGCAACGATGCTTATCTATCGGCGTCGTGGGTTGCCACCGCCGCAAGTGATCTACCTGGGCAAAGCAGCAACGTTCGTCATCATGGTTGCGCTCCCGGTGCTTCTAGCGTCCACCGGTGAGTCCGCTGTAGCCGACGTGTTCTCGCCCATCGGTTACGCGCTGTTGGTGTGGGGAACGGTCTTGTATGTGTGGACGGGCATTCTGTATTCGTACAAGGCATTGCTCGTAGCGCGGCGAGTCCCGCCGCGACAGACCGAAGCCTCACGTGATGGCTGA
- a CDS encoding DUF881 domain-containing protein, producing the protein MADPVIRNPVPSLLRSLMTDHLDPGYAAASATRSKPPGRFDTVVLILGVVLVGCVFGVALAQAAGFSDQSGSDTLMRVRDADSRAASLESDRNSLRDEVQAARAAALQDDSGGASVLSSLEQLEAAAGAERGAGPGIVVTISEPPTPSDLSDVSKNARRSSEAAVLDRDLQSVVNSLWVCGAEAVSVNDVRIGPGVTIRQAGGAMLVDNRPVFSPYTISAIGPLNRMQAQFSVSDAYLRMSGLEQLYDIGFDVSAAEALEVPASSVRTVRSATQVGEP; encoded by the coding sequence ATGGCTGATCCGGTCATTCGAAACCCCGTTCCGTCGCTGCTTCGTTCACTGATGACCGACCACCTCGATCCCGGCTACGCGGCGGCGTCGGCGACACGCTCGAAACCCCCGGGCCGTTTCGACACGGTGGTTCTGATTCTCGGCGTCGTACTGGTCGGTTGTGTCTTCGGTGTCGCGTTGGCTCAGGCTGCGGGCTTCTCGGACCAGAGCGGCAGCGACACCCTGATGCGAGTCCGTGATGCCGACAGCCGGGCTGCGTCGTTGGAATCCGATCGAAACTCGCTTCGCGACGAAGTGCAGGCTGCTCGTGCAGCTGCTTTGCAAGACGATTCCGGTGGTGCTTCCGTCTTGTCGTCACTCGAGCAACTCGAAGCTGCAGCAGGCGCCGAGCGTGGTGCGGGCCCTGGCATCGTGGTGACGATTTCCGAACCCCCGACGCCGTCCGATCTGTCCGACGTGTCGAAGAACGCCCGCAGATCCTCCGAAGCGGCTGTTCTGGACCGCGACCTGCAGTCCGTCGTCAATTCGTTGTGGGTCTGCGGAGCAGAAGCAGTGTCGGTCAACGATGTTCGGATCGGGCCAGGGGTCACGATCCGACAGGCCGGCGGAGCGATGTTGGTCGACAACCGTCCGGTCTTCTCGCCCTACACGATCTCGGCTATCGGTCCATTGAACCGGATGCAGGCCCAGTTCTCCGTCAGCGATGCCTATCTGCGAATGTCGGGGCTGGAGCAGTTGTACGACATCGGCTTCGACGTGTCTGCCGCGGAGGCGCTCGAGGTGCCGGCTTCGTCGGTGCGCACAGTTCGATCAGCGACGCAGGTAGGTGAACCGTGA